From a region of the Falco cherrug isolate bFalChe1 chromosome 9, bFalChe1.pri, whole genome shotgun sequence genome:
- the DNAJC12 gene encoding dnaJ homolog subfamily C member 12, producing the protein MDEILSCRPDDLEDYYNLLGCNELSTVEQIIAEFKIKALECHPDKHPGNPKAVENFQKLQQAKEILANEESRARYDYWRRSKIAIPFQQWEALSNSVKTSMHWAVQSKKDHMLEAPDLSNNSNVTNEIWTQQTENNEDGLSDGSREQGDVAIPDARPQSSKNPDSPRFSEANYWHLRFRWSGDAPSDLLRKFRNYEI; encoded by the exons ATGGATGAAATTCTGAGCTGCAGACCGGATGACCTGGAAGATTACTACAACTTGCTGGGATGCAATGAACTATCTACG GTTGAACAAATTATTGCAGAATTTAAGATTAAAGCCCTTGAATGTCATCCTGACAAACATCCTGGAAACCCCAAAGCAG TGGAGAACTTCCAGAAGCTACAGCAAGCTAAGGAGATTCTTGCTAATGAAGAGAGTCGAGCACGTTATGATTACTGGCGACGAAGCAAAATTGCCATTCCATTCCAGCAGTGGGAGGCCCTGAGCAATTCTGTGAAAACG tCAATGCACTGGGCTGTCCAAAGTAAGAAGGACCATATGCTGGAAGCTCCTGACTTGAGTAATAACAGCAACGTAACTAATGAGATTTGGACCCAACAGACTGAAAACAATGAAGATGGATTGTCggatgggagcagggagcaaggAGATGTTGCAATTCCTGATGCGAGACCACAGTCTTCAAAGAATCCAGACTCCCCAA gATTTTCAGAGGCAAATTACTGGCACTTGCGTTTCCGCTGGTCAGGGGACGCTCCATCAGACCTTCTGAGGAAATTCAGAAACTATGAGATCTAA